From a region of the Oncorhynchus mykiss isolate Arlee chromosome 32, USDA_OmykA_1.1, whole genome shotgun sequence genome:
- the edn1 gene encoding endothelin-1: MDFRILCSMLSMMYSGILHAVSSVPMEEDTAASTTATPVPVHHIRNKRCSCATFLDKECVYFCHLDIIWVNTPERVVSYGLGNASRKKRAIKNPAISKQDPRCKCVHEDDSTCTNFCQLDIYLRYAAAAVTPDTAIHPAVGADCAERHQCKHKFAAKTSRIKRVKYRDQKAMAPSALQATVKARLVLEELMVGQQHRAREER; encoded by the exons ATGGATTTTAGAATACTTTGCTCCATGTTGTCAATGATGTACTCTGGAATTTTACATGCGG TCTCATCCGTTCCTATGGAAGAGGATACAGCGGCTTCCACAACAGCCACCCCGGTGCCAGTGCACCACATCAGGAACAAGCGATGCTCCTGCGCGACGTTCCTGGACAAGGAGTGCGTTTACTTCTGTCACCTGGACATCATATGGGTCAACACGCCTGA GCGCGTGGTTTCCTACGGTCTGGGCAACGCTTCCAGAAAGAAGCGAGCCATCAAGAATCCCGCCATCTCCAAGCAGGACCCTCGCTGCAAGTGCGTCCATGAAGATGACAGCACATGTACAAACTTCTGTCAGCTTGACATTTACCTGAG ATATGCTGCAGCAGCAGTAACGCCAGACACAGCGATCCACCCCGCCGTGGGCGCTGACTGTGCTGAGAGGCATCAGTGCAAACACAAGTTTGCAGCCAAAACGAGTAGGATTAAAAG GGTGAAATACAGAGACCAAAAAGCAATGGCCCCCTCAGCTCTTCAGGCCACAGTCAAAGCTCGCTTGGTGCTGGAGGAATTGATGGTGGGACAACAACACAGGGCACgagaagagagatga